A genome region from Dehalococcoidia bacterium includes the following:
- a CDS encoding CoA transferase encodes MAALRPLDGILVIDLTQMASGPYGTMLLADAGATVIKVERPGSGDPARFLPPFTEHEGAMVSAGILRFGRNKRYLSLNLQTAEGRATLLDLVRRADALWENYVPGTLDRLGLSEAVLREANPRLLHVAISGYGSGVVAPAPFAARPALDLVAQAASGLMAVSGDPGGPPAQIGAVIGDLVPALYAVIAMLFALRLRDRTGEGRFIEVAMVDALSALNERAAVAYSLTGQEYSRDWLGHGGPYGRFRAADRDVVIAASIPSLWERLAPAIGRADLLAHAPAPDETGRWWRFGEVMRPAIVEWVGARSADEVVETLSAAGVPCAPVLSVAEMLSSVQTAARRMIVEVPFAGKTVGTMGWPMKIEGVPEPAGGAIGAVGRDTEAVLRDVLGYDEARIAALRAAKAI; translated from the coding sequence ATGGCCGCTCTGCGCCCCCTCGACGGGATACTCGTGATCGACCTGACCCAGATGGCGTCTGGCCCCTACGGCACGATGCTGCTGGCGGACGCCGGCGCAACGGTCATCAAGGTCGAGCGGCCGGGGAGCGGCGACCCGGCGCGCTTCTTGCCCCCCTTCACCGAACACGAGGGGGCGATGGTCTCTGCGGGCATCCTCCGCTTTGGGCGGAATAAACGCTATCTCTCCCTCAACCTGCAGACGGCAGAGGGGAGAGCAACCTTGCTCGACCTTGTGCGGCGAGCGGATGCCCTCTGGGAGAACTATGTTCCGGGGACGCTGGACCGGCTCGGGCTCTCCGAGGCCGTGCTGCGCGAGGCGAACCCGCGACTGCTCCACGTGGCTATCAGCGGCTATGGCAGCGGCGTTGTCGCGCCTGCGCCTTTCGCCGCTCGTCCGGCGCTTGATCTGGTGGCGCAGGCGGCGAGTGGGTTGATGGCGGTCAGCGGCGACCCTGGCGGTCCGCCGGCCCAGATCGGCGCGGTGATCGGCGACTTGGTGCCCGCTCTGTATGCCGTCATCGCGATGCTGTTCGCTCTTCGCCTCCGGGACCGCACTGGGGAAGGGCGATTTATCGAAGTGGCGATGGTGGACGCGCTCTCCGCGCTCAACGAGCGGGCAGCCGTCGCCTACAGCTTGACAGGGCAAGAGTACAGTCGTGACTGGCTCGGGCACGGGGGGCCGTACGGCCGCTTTCGCGCCGCGGACCGCGATGTCGTGATCGCGGCATCGATCCCGTCGCTGTGGGAACGGCTCGCGCCCGCGATCGGACGGGCCGACTTGCTCGCCCACGCGCCCGCCCCTGACGAGACGGGGCGATGGTGGCGCTTCGGCGAGGTGATGCGTCCGGCGATCGTCGAATGGGTCGGCGCTCGCTCTGCTGATGAGGTGGTCGAAACGCTCAGTGCAGCAGGCGTCCCCTGCGCGCCGGTCCTTAGCGTCGCGGAAATGCTCAGTTCGGTCCAAACGGCGGCGCGCCGGATGATCGTCGAAGTGCCGTTTGCTGGCAAGACGGTCGGCACGATGGGCTGGCCGATGAAGATCGAAGGCGTGCCGGAGCCGGCAGGCGGCGCGATCGGCGCGGTCGGTCGCGATACCGAGGCTGTGCTGCGCGATGTGCTCGGCTATGACGAAGCGCGTATTGCCGCGCTGCGCGCCGCGAAAGCGATCTGA
- a CDS encoding class I SAM-dependent methyltransferase: MIEPIDWLDRWRRTVIERKDQADRWRGGPAREDDFWANSVSRFRELTAAMTEDEPFFATLRATVRPDDTVLDIGAGAGRYAIPIAPYVRKVVALDPSPAMCDALAAGMAERGIDNIDIVRGHWPDDAHLVEPADVTICAHAMYWSAEIGPFLRAIDERTRREALMTLRVHSMDAWLGDLPLRLRGERRVPEPVALDLVGALSALGIWADLRIVPGFLRSYASLDELAAHVATLLAFPPEDAPLEFLREQIEPLVTKRDGRLVLDGPWRLVGIVSWRKA; the protein is encoded by the coding sequence GTGATTGAACCGATCGATTGGCTGGACCGCTGGCGCCGCACCGTGATCGAGCGCAAAGACCAGGCGGACCGCTGGCGCGGCGGGCCGGCGCGCGAGGACGACTTTTGGGCCAACTCCGTCTCGCGGTTTCGCGAACTGACTGCCGCGATGACTGAGGATGAGCCGTTCTTTGCCACCCTGCGGGCGACCGTTCGGCCGGATGACACCGTCCTCGATATCGGCGCGGGCGCGGGACGCTACGCGATCCCGATCGCGCCCTACGTGCGCAAGGTCGTCGCCCTCGACCCCTCGCCAGCAATGTGCGACGCGCTCGCAGCCGGCATGGCCGAACGCGGGATAGACAACATTGACATCGTGCGCGGACACTGGCCGGACGACGCCCACCTCGTCGAGCCGGCGGATGTGACGATCTGCGCCCATGCGATGTACTGGAGCGCCGAAATTGGTCCCTTTCTGCGGGCGATAGACGAGCGAACGCGGCGCGAAGCGCTGATGACCCTGCGGGTGCACAGCATGGACGCTTGGCTCGGCGACCTGCCGCTCCGCCTCCGGGGCGAGCGGCGCGTTCCCGAGCCGGTCGCGCTCGACCTCGTTGGCGCCCTGAGCGCGCTCGGCATTTGGGCCGACCTTCGGATCGTCCCCGGGTTTCTCCGCTCCTACGCGTCGCTCGACGAACTCGCGGCGCATGTCGCCACTCTCCTCGCCTTCCCTCCTGAGGACGCGCCGCTTGAGTTTCTCCGCGAGCAGATCGAACCGCTCGTCACCAAGCGCGATGGGCGGCTCGTGCTCGATGGACCGTGGCGGCTGGTCGGTATCGTCTCGTGGCGGAAAGCATGA
- a CDS encoding amidase: MKELRFATIADALAALDRREVSAVELTRLHLDAIAAENPHRNAFLRVTEEDALAGAAAADRARAAGEQRPLLGIPVSLKDLIDQAGVVTTAGTRAPERMPAAEDAEVVRRLRAAGAVILGKTTLHELGFGPTSENPHSGPVPNPADPSRIAGGSSGGSAAAVAAGLSFASIGTDSGGSIRVPAALCGVAGHKPTFGLVPRRGVQPLSWSLDHVGPLARTAADCAAVLAAIAGHDPADPSSNPAARFAYPNVLPKHLRLGVVRDASAWLEPAVRARFDEAVAVLAGEGRTMVDVELGQLSDGLACVAILLRVEAAAACRDWLARHPDRIGSDVRARLRAGQLLPATAYLDALRVRRQLVRELNALFDTVDLLLLPTTPIVAPRIGATFDPIAPGGPTPRALLTSLTSLFNATGLPALSVPCGKDSAGLPVGLQIVGRRGEDGLVLAVGAAFESARGRGSTSSRPPDL; this comes from the coding sequence ATGAAGGAGCTTCGCTTCGCCACCATCGCCGACGCGCTCGCCGCTCTTGACCGCCGCGAGGTCTCCGCCGTCGAGCTGACCCGCCTTCACCTCGACGCTATCGCCGCGGAGAACCCCCACCGGAACGCCTTTCTGCGCGTGACTGAAGAGGACGCGCTCGCCGGCGCCGCCGCTGCCGACCGGGCACGCGCGGCGGGCGAGCAGCGGCCGCTCCTCGGCATTCCTGTCTCGCTCAAGGACCTGATCGACCAAGCGGGGGTTGTGACAACCGCGGGAACGCGCGCCCCAGAGCGCATGCCTGCCGCTGAAGACGCCGAAGTCGTCCGCCGCCTGCGCGCCGCCGGCGCGGTCATTCTCGGCAAGACCACCTTGCATGAGCTCGGGTTCGGCCCAACCAGTGAAAACCCGCACTCTGGCCCTGTGCCCAATCCGGCAGACCCGTCGCGCATTGCTGGCGGGTCGAGCGGCGGAAGCGCTGCGGCAGTTGCCGCCGGCCTCTCGTTCGCCTCGATCGGCACCGATAGCGGCGGATCGATCCGGGTGCCGGCAGCGCTCTGCGGCGTCGCCGGCCATAAACCCACCTTCGGCTTGGTCCCGCGGCGAGGCGTTCAGCCGCTCTCGTGGTCGCTCGATCACGTCGGGCCGCTCGCCCGCACCGCTGCCGACTGTGCGGCCGTTCTCGCCGCGATCGCGGGCCATGACCCTGCCGACCCGAGTTCGAACCCCGCAGCTCGCTTCGCGTACCCCAACGTTCTGCCGAAGCACCTCCGCTTGGGGGTCGTCCGCGACGCTTCGGCTTGGCTTGAGCCGGCAGTGCGCGCCCGTTTCGACGAAGCGGTAGCGGTACTGGCGGGCGAGGGCAGGACGATGGTCGACGTGGAGCTTGGGCAGCTGAGCGATGGGCTGGCATGCGTCGCAATCCTGCTGCGCGTTGAAGCGGCTGCGGCCTGCCGCGACTGGCTGGCGCGTCATCCTGACCGGATCGGCAGCGATGTTCGGGCCCGTCTCCGCGCAGGTCAGCTGCTGCCAGCAACTGCCTACCTCGACGCCCTGCGCGTCCGCCGGCAGCTTGTCCGCGAACTGAATGCCCTCTTCGACACGGTGGACCTCCTCCTCCTCCCCACCACCCCAATCGTAGCCCCGCGCATTGGAGCGACTTTTGATCCGATTGCTCCGGGTGGCCCCACCCCGCGGGCACTGCTGACCAGCCTCACGTCGCTGTTCAACGCCACGGGGCTGCCCGCACTCTCGGTCCCGTGCGGCAAGGACAGTGCCGGGCTGCCAGTCGGTCTCCAGATTGTCGGCCGCCGAGGGGAGGACGGCCTTGTCCTCGCTGTTGGAGCCGCTTTCGAGTCCGCTCGGGGCAGGGGGAGCACTTCCTCCCGCCCTCCTGACCTCTGA